The following coding sequences lie in one bacterium genomic window:
- a CDS encoding nucleotidyl transferase AbiEii/AbiGii toxin family protein: MQKDYYLNKLYPFQDEVFKIIAEEKTGFYLTGGTALGRFYLQHRFSDDLDFFLNHADDFSLQADRIIDVFKQKNIQFYVGIKSSDFVRISMQKKGVNLKVDFINDVEFHYGEFKKFKLFPRVDNWRNILSNKLTALDRREPKDIADILFICRNYSFHWKDIFKESLNKVVYLDALDVSKILAEFPIEYLLDIIWQNEPDTDDAAEDILQIAKDILRKERNSIQKN; the protein is encoded by the coding sequence TTGCAAAAAGATTATTATTTAAATAAACTTTATCCTTTTCAGGATGAAGTTTTCAAAATAATTGCCGAAGAAAAAACAGGGTTTTATCTTACCGGCGGCACAGCTTTGGGACGTTTTTATCTGCAGCATCGTTTTTCCGATGATCTGGATTTTTTTCTTAATCATGCAGATGATTTTTCTCTTCAGGCAGATCGGATTATTGATGTGTTTAAACAAAAGAACATACAGTTTTATGTTGGAATCAAATCATCTGATTTTGTAAGAATCTCTATGCAAAAAAAAGGGGTAAATCTAAAGGTCGATTTTATTAATGATGTTGAGTTTCACTACGGAGAATTTAAAAAATTTAAATTATTCCCAAGAGTTGATAACTGGCGCAACATTCTTTCAAACAAACTAACAGCTCTGGATAGACGCGAACCCAAGGATATAGCAGACATTCTGTTTATATGCAGAAATTATTCTTTTCATTGGAAAGATATATTCAAAGAGAGCCTTAACAAAGTTGTTTATCTTGATGCTCTGGATGTAAGTAAAATTCTGGCGGAATTTCCAATAGAATATTTATTAGATATTATATGGCAAAATGAGCCGGATACTGATGATGCTGCGGAAGATATTCTGCAGATAGCAAAAGATATATTGCGTAAGGAGCGTAATTCGATTCAAAAGAATTAG
- a CDS encoding DUF86 domain-containing protein gives MVKAEVILKRLNKLDEYLYILERMKSYSFEKLRSEPEIYGSCERFLHLAIEATLDVGNHLIADLNLGEVSWYRDIPKLMENNGYINAKLKEQLIRMIGFRNLLVHDYLEIDRKIVYEVLQNNLDDIAALKKVFAQFL, from the coding sequence GTGGTTAAGGCTGAAGTAATCCTTAAGCGATTAAATAAATTAGACGAATATTTATATATCCTTGAGAGAATGAAAAGTTATTCATTTGAGAAACTCAGGAGCGAGCCTGAAATATATGGAAGCTGTGAGCGATTTCTCCACTTAGCTATTGAAGCCACACTTGATGTGGGGAATCACCTTATAGCAGATTTGAATTTGGGTGAGGTTAGCTGGTACCGGGATATTCCAAAACTAATGGAAAACAATGGATACATAAATGCAAAATTAAAAGAGCAATTGATTAGAATGATTGGATTTAGAAACTTGCTTGTCCATGATTATCTGGAAATTGACCGGAAGATTGTATATGAAGTATTACAAAATAATCTTGATGACATTGCAGCATTAAAGAAGGTTTTTGCTCAATTTTTATAG
- a CDS encoding DUF2283 domain-containing protein, which produces MKISYDSSVDALYIRLIDEPEECEVIKINDQVSINIGEHEKVVGIEILDASDFLKDFKNKKIILENLEAA; this is translated from the coding sequence ATGAAAATAAGTTATGATTCATCGGTTGATGCTCTTTATATTCGTTTAATTGATGAACCTGAAGAGTGTGAGGTTATTAAAATTAATGACCAGGTGAGTATAAATATTGGCGAACATGAAAAAGTTGTTGGTATTGAAATATTGGATGCAAGTGATTTTTTGAAAGACTTTAAGAATAAGAAAATTATATTAGAGAATCTCGAAGCTGCATGA
- a CDS encoding DUF2283 domain-containing protein has translation MLKINYDAEGDILEIKFSDEKVTDSAYAEENGIVVDYDKTGKILGLEILAFSKRARNPEELTSISV, from the coding sequence GTGCTTAAAATAAATTATGATGCTGAGGGTGATATTCTTGAGATTAAATTCTCTGATGAAAAGGTTACAGATAGTGCCTATGCAGAAGAAAACGGTATTGTAGTTGATTATGATAAAACGGGTAAAATTCTGGGATTGGAAATACTTGCTTTTTCAAAACGGGCGCGTAACCCTGAAGAATTGACTTCCATTTCTGTCTGA
- a CDS encoding nucleotidyltransferase domain-containing protein, which produces MKNPDIKILPEVFKHYPDIAAVYLFGSTATGKLHQDSDLDLAIVEKNKSIWDKKLDILADLAGEGFDRVDLIFLGKADIVLQYEAVKMNIVIYKRSDFDRGELYSRIVREYLDFYPYLEVQRKAYKERVLSG; this is translated from the coding sequence ATGAAAAATCCGGACATTAAAATTCTACCTGAGGTTTTTAAACACTACCCTGATATTGCAGCCGTCTATTTGTTTGGCTCTACGGCAACTGGAAAACTCCATCAGGACAGCGATCTGGATTTAGCAATTGTTGAGAAAAACAAATCAATTTGGGATAAGAAATTAGATATTTTAGCTGACCTTGCCGGAGAAGGATTTGACAGGGTTGATTTGATCTTTCTGGGAAAAGCTGATATTGTTTTACAATATGAGGCAGTAAAGATGAATATAGTGATATACAAACGCAGCGATTTTGACCGGGGAGAACTGTATTCCCGAATTGTACGGGAATATCTCGATTTTTATCCTTATCTTGAAGTACAGCGAAAGGCTTACAAAGAAAGGGTTTTAAGTGGTTAA